From one Brachypodium distachyon strain Bd21 chromosome 4, Brachypodium_distachyon_v3.0, whole genome shotgun sequence genomic stretch:
- the LOC100841561 gene encoding protein WVD2-like 4, giving the protein MEGAVAADADAVPANGMGGEDYVVAVKAAEEQDAAVAAEAVAETEGGDHGDLADGESAAGSAAAVAAPEGPAKASTKKGGSGEASGRKKGKALNGSNKVAPASAAAAARGKKPGLSPSASFPARGAAAAKKGSAVPKQAKPEGKGALPNGSAAAAGRGTEKKVNSSQTPAATRRSMPIKPESVDSTPNDASEVQESNENTTKSFRQSLPAKLEDDVHSTTSSTNTQRKSAAAGFSFRLEERAEKRKEFLKKLEEKIHAKELEQTNLQEKSKESQEAEIKRLRKSLTFKAAPMPSFYKEQPPKVELKKIAPTRARSPKLGRHKPASSAAAASADGSVACESPRSTTNSAKVNKGAENNKPQVPARKPVQRSVTKAPSPASGTAKAETRPLATKQKTSGTKPRISRAKVEQLQDNPVEIPAAEPSTTEGLAAEHSIEDAAGPDLAAPLATSNEVPVQG; this is encoded by the exons ATGGAAGGCGCCGTGGCTGCCGATGCGGATGCGGTGCCGGCGAATGGGATGGGAGGGGAGGACTACGTCGTCGCCGTGAAggccgccgaggagcaggaCGCTGCCGTTGCGGCGGAGGCCGTGGCGGAGACGGAGGGCGGCGATCACGGGGATCTCGCCGACGGGGAGTCGGCGGCCGGATCTGCTGCCGCGGTGGCGGCTCCCGAGGGGCCGGCCAAGGCGTCGACCAAG AAGGGTGGATCCGGGGAAGCgagcgggaggaagaaggggaaggcGCTCAACGGCAGCAATAAGGTGGCGCCGGcctcggcagcggcagcagcccgCGGGAAGAAGCCTGGGCTGTCGCCAAGTGCCTCTTTTCCTGCGAGAggggccgccgctgccaagAAGGGCAGTGCGGTGCCAAAGCAAGCCAAGCCGGAGGGGAAGGGTGCCTTGCCCAATGGATCTGCAGCGGCGGCTG GGCGGGGAACGGAGAAGAAGGTGAATTCGTCCCAGACGCCAGCTGCCACTCGTCGTTCCATG CCTATCAAGCCTGAATCTGTGGACTCGACTCCAAATGATGCTTCTGAAGTTCAAGA GTCAAATGAGAACACTACTAAATCTTTCCGGCAGTCGCTTCCAGCAAAATTGGAGGATGATGTGCACTCCACGACATC TAGCACCAATACTCAACGCAagagtgctgctgctggttttAGTTTCCGATTGGAGGAGCGTGCCGAGAAGCGCAAGGAG TTCTTAAAAAAACTTGAAGAGAAAATTCATGCCAAGGAGCTTGAACAAACTAATTTACAGGAAAAATCTAAG GAGAGCCAAGAGGCAGAAATTAAACGGCTTAGGAAGAGCCTGACATTTAAAGCAGCACCTATGCCAAGCTTTTACAAGGAGCAGCCTCCAAAAGTTGAGTTGAAAAAG ATCGCGCCAACACGTGCTAGGTCACCAAAGCTTGGTCGGCACAAGCCAGCcagttctgctgctgctgcttctgcagATGGCTCTGTCGCATGTGAGAGCCCTCGGAGCACAACTAATTCGGCCAAGGTAAACAAAGGTGCTGAAAACAACAAACCTCAGGTTCCTGCTAGGAAACCTGTCCAGAGGTCGGTCACAAAAGCTCCATCCCCAGCTTCTGGCACTGCAAAGGCTGAAACAAGACCCCTTGCTACAAAGCAGAAAACCTCAGGCACAAAGCCTAGAATTTCGAGAGCGAAGGTAGAGCAGTTGCAAGACAACCCAGTCGAAATCCCCGCTGCAGAACCTTCCACCACAGAAGGGCTTGCTGCTGAGCACAGTATTGAAGACGCGGCAGGACCTGATCTTGCTGCTCCTCTGGCCACTTCAAATGAAGTACCGGTCCAAGGTTGA